From Orcinus orca chromosome 3, mOrcOrc1.1, whole genome shotgun sequence, a single genomic window includes:
- the BHMT gene encoding betaine--homocysteine S-methyltransferase 1, with amino-acid sequence MAPVGGKKAKKGILERLNSGEVMIGDGGFVFALEKRGYVKAGPWTPEAAVEHPEAVRQLHREFLRAGSNVMQTFTFYASEDKLENRGNYVAEKISGQKVNEAACDIARQVADEGDALVAGGVSQTPSYLSCKRETEVKKVFQQQLEVFMKKNVDFLIAEYFEHVEEAVWAVEALKASGKPVAATMCIGPEGDLHGVAPGECAVRLVKAGASIVGVNCHFDLTTSLQTVKLMKEGLEAAGLKAHLMSQPLAYHTPDCGKQGFIDLPEFPFGLEPRVATRWDIQKYAREAYNLGVRYIGGCCGFEPYHIRAIAEELAPERGFLPPASEKHGSWGSGLDMHTKPWIRARARKEYWENLRIASGRPYNPSMSKPDAWGVTKGTAELMQQKEATTEQQLRELFEKQKFRSA; translated from the exons ATGGCACCAGTCGGGGGCAAAAAGGCCAAAAAG GGCATCCTAGAACGGTTAAACTCTGGAGAGGTCATGATTGGAGATGGAGGTTTTGTCTTTGCACTGGAGAAGAGGGGCTACGTGAAGGCAGGACCTTGGACCCCAGAAGCTGCTGTGGAACACCCAGAAGCAG TTCGCCAGCTTCATCGAGAATTCCTCAGAGCTGGATCGAATGTCATGCAGACCTTCACCTTCTACGCCAGTGAAGACAAGCTGGAGAACAGGGGAAACTATGTTGCAGAGAAAATATCC GGGCAGAAAGTCAATGAAGCTGCTTGTGATATTGCCCGGCAAGTAGCTGATGAGGGAGACGCCTTGGTGGCAGGAGGCGTAAGCCAGACACCTTCGTACCTTAGCTGCAAGAGGGAAACTGAAGTCAAAAAAGTCTTCCAGCAACAGTTAGAGGTCTTCATGAAGAAGAACGTGGACTTTTTGATCGCAGAG tattttgaaCACGTTGAAGAGGCTGTATGGGCAGTTGAAGCCTTGAAAGCATCTGGAAAACCAGTGGCAGCGACCATGTGCATCGGCCCAGAGGGAGATTTACACGGTGTGGCCCCTGGCGAATGTGCAGTGCGCCTGGTGAAAGCAG GAGCTTCCATCGTTGGCGTGAACTGCCATTTTGACCTCACAACTAGCTTACAAACAGTGAAGCTCATGAAAGAAGGCCTGGAGGCCGCGGGACTGAAAGCCCACCTGATGAGTCAGCCCTTGGCCTACCACACCCCCGACTGCGGCAAACAGGGATTTATCGACCTGCCAGAATTCCCCTTCG GACTGGAGCCCAGAGTTGCAACCAGATGGGATATTCAAAAATACGCCAGAGAGGCCTACAACCTGGGGGTCAGGTACATAGGTGGGTGCTGTGGATTTGAGCCCTACCACATCAGGGCGATTGCAGAGGAGCTGGCCCCGGAAAGGGGATTTTTGCCACCAGCTTCAGAAAAACATGGCAGCTGGGGAAGTGGTTTGGACATGCACACCAAACCCTGGATCAGAGCAAG GGCCAGGAAGGAATACTGGGAGAATCTTCGGATAGCCTCAGGCAGGCCGTACAACCCTTCTATGTCAAAGCCGGATGCCTGGGGAGTGACCAAAGGAACAGCCGAGCTTATGCAGCAGAAAGAAGCCACAACCGAGCAGCAGCTGAGAGAGCTCTTTGAAAAACAGAAGTTCAGATCTGCATAA